TGGTCGGTGCGTTTCGTGTCGCCGGACGCGCCGAGCTGTTTGGCGAGGTTGTCGCCGATCAGCGGCAGGTAGACCTCGTCCAGCAACCGGTTGCGGACGAACGCGCTCATCACCTTGGGCCGGTACTCCTCCAGCCGCAGCCGTTCCCGTTCGTGCGCCACCAGCTCGCCGCGCCGCTTCTGGTACGCGCGGTAGGCGGGGACGCGTTCGGCGCGGAACGCGCGGGTCCGCGCGAGGACCTCGTCGAGCCGCAGGTCGAGCCGCCGGTCGGCGATACGGGGATGGGCGCCGAGCAGCCCCTCCACGGTGGCGTCGAGGGAGGCGGACGACTCGCGGCGGGGCACCTCGGACCCGCACAACTCGATGGCGACGGCCTCCGCCAGGTACGCGTCGTCGCCCGCCGAGCCGCTGGACGTGAGGTAGGCGCGCAGCCACGCCTCGACGAGCTGATGACGGGCCGCCAGATCCTCACCCAGAGCGCGCAGGTCGTCCTCGAAGTCCTGCAGACCCTTCGACCCGCTCCCCCCGAGCGCCCTGCGGAACCGCTCGAGGAGCGCACGCGCCGCCACCCCTGTCACGAACCCGAACGGCGCGGACACCAGCTCCTCGAACAGATACTCCCCGGCCGCCCCACCACCGGCGGACATGCCGCCCGGCAGGCCGGCACCGAAGGGTGGATGGGCCGGCAGGCCGGCACCGGAAGGCGGGCGGCTCAGCAGGCCGGCACCCGAGGGTGCGTGGCCCGGCGGTACGGCACCGGCGGGCGCGTGGCCCGGCAGGCCGGTACCGGAGGGTGCGTGGCCCGGCGGTACGGCACCGGCGGGCGCGTGGGCCGGCAGGCCGGTGTCGGTAGGTGGGTGGGTCGATGGTGCGGTGGTGGAGGGTGGGGTGGTGTCGGGGAGTGCGTGCCGGGTGGAGAAGGTCGTGATGGCGTCGTTCAGCTCTGTGCACAGCTCCGCGATGGCGGGGGAGTCGCCGAAGGCGGTACGGGCGCGGCCCAGGGAGGTGGCTCGGCGGGACCAGAGGGCTCGACTCGACTCGTCCGTTCCGTGGGCCCAGAAGAGTTGGGCGGCGGCACGGGCGGCCGGGGGGTAGCGGAGCAGGCCCGCCTCGGAGTGCAGGCGCAGCAGCGCTTCGAGGATCAGGGCGGCGTCGTGGTCGTGGACGCCCCGCTCGTACCCCTCGTCGTAGCGGGACTCGGCGGCCCGGCGGACGACGTCCGGCAGCGTCCCGTCGGTCGCCGCCGCGTGCAGGGTGTCGAGGTCGCCCGTGGCCAGGATCGAAGAGGCCAGGTGCTCGGCGCGGTAGACCTCCGGGGACTCCGACACCAGGAGCTGGTCCCAGAACGGGCGGGTCTCCGCGAACCCCTCGTCCGACACGGGGGAGCGGTAGTCGGTGCCGGTGACCGCGTACGCCATGCCGTCCTCGTGCGGGACGAGGGTGAGGTCGATCGGCTGGGTGTTGACGGCGAAGCGGTGCCGGCCGAGGCGGAGGGTCTCGCCGCCGTCGGTGAACAGGTCGGCGCGGTCGCGCAGGGACCGTCCGGCCTCTTGGCGGGCGGCCTTGACGCGGCCCTCCAGCTCTTCGGCGCGGACGGCGTCGCCGAGGGCGCGCAGGTCGGCGGCGACGCTGCGGAGCTTGGCCACCATCGGGTCGGCGGCGAAGTAGGTGTTGATCTCGTCCAGCGAGGTCAGGCCCGCGACGCGGCGGCGGACGCCGGCGAGCGTCCGGTCGGCGGAGGCGGCGAGCCGGTCGGCGCGGCGGGCCCGCTCGTCCATCAGGGACTGCTTGCGGGCGGAGAACGCCTCGTAGACGTCGTCCCGCTTGGCGGTCAGCTCGGCGAGGAAGTCGTCGAAGTCGCCGAAGCGGGCCTCGAGGTTCTCCAGTTGGAGCATCAGCCGGCCCAACTGCTCGTCGCAGCGGTCGGGGGTGTCGGCGACCGCCAGCGCCCCGGTGACGGCCTGGCCGAGCAGCGCGAACTCGGCGGCGAACGCGGCGCGGCCCTCGGTGGCCAGCAGCTCCCTGCGGCGCGCCTCCAGGGTGGCGCGGGCCCGGTTGACGCCGCCGAGGACCTCGCCGATCCGTTCCAGGATGCGGGTGCGGACGGTGGCGTCGGCGATGTCCAGCGACCCGACGACCTCGGTCACGGTCGAAAGGCCCGCCGACTGCTCGGCGAGCCGTGCGCCGAGGGGCTCGGCGGCGGCGACGGTGGTGATCTCGCCGGCCTCGACGACCAGTCGTTCGACGTCCTCGCGGTAGCCGGTGAACGCGTCCTCGCCCTGGAGGAACGACACCGCGCGCCGCCCCGCGCCGGTCAGCTCGGCGGCCAGGTCCGTGTCGAGCCGGTCGAGGCGTTCGGTGTCGACGTGGCGCAGCTCCCGCAGCGTGACCAGGTGGCCCTGCTCGCGGCGGAGGGCGGCGAGTCGGTCGACCCACGCGTCGGCGGTCTTGGGGGCCTCGCCGCGCAGCAGCCGCACCAGCGACGTGATCTTGGTGGCGGCCTCGTCCACCGCCTGTCGGGCCTGGTCGGTGAGGGCCTGGACGTTCTCGAACTCCTCCAGCACCTGCTCGGCCGCCGACCGTACGGCCGTCAGCGGGGCCCGCAGGTCGCCCAGGTCCGCCTCGCCCAGCCAGTGGTAGTGGTCGAAGACCCGGGCGCAGGCCGCGATCAGTCCCTCGAAGACGGCGGTGGACGGCGCCATCTCGCCCACCATCCGGGACACCGACAGACAGTCGGAGATGCCCCGCACCAGCTCCGCGTTGCCGACCCGTTCGAGCGGGCCGGTGCCGACGGGTTGCGCGGCGGCGTACGCGTCCGACAGGTACGGCGTCTGCCACACCTGCATCGGGTGGACCCGCGTCGGCTCCTCGGAGACGGCGCGGAACACCACGAGCGTCCCGTCGTCGAACAGCGAGTACCCGTGGCACGGCAGCGGCGCCGCGACCTCCTTGCGGATCACGTTGTACGGCAGCAGCAGCGAACGGCCGTCGGCGCGGGAGTGGAAGACGTACAGCACGTCCTCGCCGTTGGTGGAACGGATGACCCGTTCGAACTCCAGGCCGGTGACGTCGGTGTCGAACGTCCGGGCGACCCCGGTGGTCAGGTAGTAGCCGCCCGGGAAGATCAGCCCGTGGTCCTCGGGGAGCCGCCGGCACGCCTGCCCGATCCCGTCGAGCCTGGTGACCTGCTTGGTGCGGGTGTTGAAGACCAGGTGCCGCCACACCGTCTCGTTGTACGGGCGGACGCGCAGCAGGATCAGCGAGCCGATCCGGGCATAGTGGACGTCGGCGTCCGCGAGGCTCTGCAGCGGCTCGTCCACCGGCTCGCCGTAGACGCCCTCGCCCGTCTCGGTGTTGTTCTCGATCTTGATGGTGAGGTCGCCGCCGACCGTCTCCACGAATACCTCGTCCTCGATCGAGATGTGCGGGTGGCGGCCGAGCACGTGCTGTTCGCGGGTCGTCTCGACCCACGCGAAGTCGTGCGAGGGCGGGAACACGTGGTCGCGTTCGCCCCGGTCGTCGATGTACGAGACCGCGCCGTCCGTGTCGACCTTCCAGCGCAGCACCCGGATGTCGGCGGTGCCGGCCCCGGTCTGGAACACCGCCAGGAGCTTGCCGTCCAGCCGGCGGAGCTGCATGAGCCGGGTGTCGCGGTAGTAGCGGTAGAGCTCCGCGAAGTCCTTCTCGAAGCCGGGCTCGCGCAGCAGGCCCGGGGCGTCCATGTCCTCGAAACGGAAGGCGTCGCCGTCGCGGGCGAAGCGGTGCACGGAGAAGACGTCGTCGATCGTCGTCTCCGGCTTCAACCCGAGGAACACGTTGTAGCCGAACAGCATCACACCCTGCCGCCCGCCCGACACCGCGACGATGTCCCGGGGCACGCAGTTGTTCTCGGTACGGATCCGCTCGGTGCCCAACAGCCGCAGCTCGGTGCTGCCGAACACCTCGACGCGCCGCGCGTTCAGCGCCTCCGCCCGGCGGGCCAACTCGGCGGCCTGCTCCGTCAGCCGCGCCCGCAGCACCTCGTACGTACCGCTGTCCAGGGCCGCGCCCTCGGGGAGGGGCGAGGGCGCGGCGTCGGCGGGGGTGTTCGTCATCGGCTCAGTGGTCGGTGTTGTTGACGGCCTTGACCGTCGACACCGGGGCGGGGACGGCGGCGGGGGCGGAGGCGGTCAGGGTTCCGACGGGGCTGTCGGCCACGCCGAGCTTCTCGGCGGTGGTCAGCAGCCTGGTCAGCTTGTCGGTGTCCGGGCCGCCGGCCCTGATCAGCTTCACCAGCAGGGCGGACAGGGTGAGGTCGCGGACGCCGCCGGTGTCCAGCGAGCCGAGCAGGCGGGTGAGGTCCTCGGTGAAGCGGCCCTCGCCCTCCAGCCAGGGGCCCGCCAGGGTGCGGCTGACCTGGGAGTTGTCGATGAAGCCGTCGATGCTCTTGCCGAGGGCGACGGAGCCGACCAGCTTGTCGAGGAAGACCGTGTCGCCGCCGACGATGCTGATGTCGGCCTTCTCCAGCCCGGCCGCCAGCACACCCGCCTGCTGTTCGGCGACCTGGCGGTGCATCTCGATGCCGGCCATCCGGATGTCCCGCTCGGCCTCCAGCCGCAGGCGGTACTCCTCGTGCCCGCGGGAGGCGTCCGACAGCTTGGCCATGGCCTCGGCCTTCTCGGTGAGGCCCTCCGCCTCGGCCTTGAGCTTCTCGGCGATGCCCTCGGCGAACGCCAGCGCCTTGTCCTTCTCGCCCTCGGCCTCGGCCTGCAGCCGGTCGCGGACCGCGCCGGCCTCGACGGCCCGACGCTCGCGCTCGACGGCGGCCTGCGCCATGCCCTCGCGCTCGGCGGCCTCCGCGGCGCGCTCGCGGATCTGCGCCTCGACCAGGCCCTCCTTCTCGGTGGCCTGGACGGTGCGCTCGCGGATCTGGACCTCGATCAGGCCCTCCTTCTCCACGATCTCGGCGTTGCGGGCCCGGACCTGGGCCTCCGCGAGACCGGGGGCGGCCTGCTCGGCCTGCACACCCTCGGCCAGCCGGATCTTGGCGCGGGCGTCCAGATCGGCGGTCTGCTGCCGGGCCTCGGCCAGCAGCAGCTCCTCGCGGGCCTTGAACTTGGCCGCGGCCTCCGCCGCCTCGGCCGCCTTGATGTCCTTGACCAGGGCCTCCTGCGCCTCGGCCTCGGCCTGGATGACCAGGGCCTGCCGGGTGCGCTCGGCCTCCTCGAGGGTGCGCAGGCGCTTGATGTTCTCCTCCTGCTCGGCCACCGTCTTCTCGACGGCGATGCGCTCGCGGACGACCTCGGCGATGTCGCGCTTCTCGCCCTCGACCTCCTTGTCGGCGGCGATCCGGGTCAGCTCGGTCTCCCGCTCGCGGGCGATGACCTCCAGCATCCGGTCCTTCTCGATGCGCTCGGTCTCGATGGCGAGGACCCGTTCGCGGTTCTTCTCCGCCACCGAGATCTCGCGGGCCTTGTTCTCCAACTGGACGCCGAGCTGCTCGTCGGTGCGGATGCCGGCGGTCTGCGCCTTGAGCCGCTCCTCGGCCTGCACCCGGGCGGTCTCGGCCTCCTCGCGGGCCTTCATGGTCTCGATCTCGCGCCGCTGCTTGGCCTCCGCGTCGGCCTCCCGCCGCCGGAGCTCCAGGATGGCCTCCCGGGCGTCCACGTTCTGTCGGGTGATCTCCTTCTCCTCGTTGCGCTCGAACTCGTTGGTGCGCACGTGCTCGATCGCGGTCAGCTCGGTGATCTTCCGGATGCCCTGGGCGTCGAGGATGTTCGCCTTGTCCAGCGAGGACATCGGCGTCTGCTCCAGGTAGTCGATGGCCGCGTCCTCCAGGCTGTAGCCGTTGAGGTCGGTGCCGATGACGCGGATGATGTGGTCGCGGAACTCCTCGCGCCGCGTGTACAGGTCCACGAAGTCCAGGTGCTTGCCGACGGTCTTGAGCGCCTCGGAGAACTTGGCGCTGAACAGCTCCTGCAGGGTCTCCTGACTGCTGGCCCGTTCGGTGCCGATGGCCTGGGCGACCTTGATGACGTCCTCGGTGGTCTTGTTGACCCGGACGAAGAACGTGATCCGGATGTCGGCGCGGATGTTGTCCTTGCAGATCAGGCCCTCACGGCCGGTCCGCGCGATCTCGATGGTCTTCACCGAGATGTCCATCACCTCGGCCTTGTGCAGCACCGGCAGCACCACCGCGCCGGTGAACGTCACGTCCACCTTGCGCACCTTGGAGATGATCAGCGCCTTGCCCTGTTCCACCTTGCGGAACAGCCGGCTGGTGACGATCACCAGCCCGAGGGCGATCAGCAGGACGACGGCGATGAGGACGCCGAGGCCCAGGGTGATGGAGTCCATCTCGGGTTCCCTTCAGGGGGTCGTTCAGGTCGTTCAGGTCGTTCAGGAGAGGCGCCGGTCGGGGTCGAGGTCCGCGTCGTAGGGCATCACCCGGAAGAACTCGCCGACCGTGTCGTAGTCGAAGATCAGTGCCGTGCTGCCGGAGGTCAGCGGCTCCTCGGTCTCTTGGCGGACCTGGATGATCGCCGACGAGCCGTCCGTCGAGGTGATCTCCGCCTGACCGAAGTCGGGGCCCACCCGGGACGTCCGGATCACGCACATCCGCCCCACGAAGTCCTGCCGGGACGACTCGCGGGTCCGCGGCAGCGCCTTGCGCAGCGGCATCACCACCAGACAGGTGACGAGCCAGGCGCCCACCAGCGCGAGGGTCAGGGCCACCAGCCCCAGGGCGATGGCGAGCGGCGAGGAGAGGTCGAAGGAGTCCACCACGACGGCACCCACCAGACTGAAGAACCAGGAGAAGGCGATGAGCAGCGACAACGCCACCGTCACGGGCACCTCGCCGATCCGGAGCCACCCGGCGAACCCGGCGAGGCCCTCGGTGTCGGCGTCGCCGTCGAGCAGCTCCAGGTCCGCGGCGCCCAACACCACGAACAACCAGTAGGCGACGACCACGATGAGCGAGAAGGTGAACAGCGCCGTCGGAAAGCCGAGAACGACACGGACGAACTCGCCCATCACACGCCCTCCCCCGTCGACACCCGAGCCCCACGAGGGTCGGGACCGTTGTCGACGCGGCGGAGGAACGGAACGCCGGCGCAGCCCAGGGAACGGCCCTGACACCTTTGCCGACCAGACTTCCCGGCGCACCTGGGGGCGAACTTTACAGAAAGAGCGCGATCCTGCCTAGTCGTCGGGTGTGCCCCCGTCCGCCCGGATCCCTTCATCGCACTCATGGCAGTGGGACGGGGTCGACACCGGATCCGTTCCGTCCCGAAACGCGCGCCTCGCGTGCCGTGCCCGCCCGGAGTGACCGAGCGTGCATTTATCCACGGTCGCGCAGCGGTCCTTGGCGGACTCGTTTCGGAATGTCCGTGTGTGGGACCGTTGCCACCTGCGAGAACGGACGGACCGGCCGCCACCTGCGCCGTGCGCGGTGACCGGATCCGGCCGCAACAGGGCATTGATCCTTTCTGTCATATTGGCCGTGACAAGCCATGGAGGAGAGGGCGATGCCCGCTGTTTCGCCGTTGGGACCGGGTGACCCCCGGCAGGTGTCCGCGTTCCGCTTGCTGGGCCGTCTGGGCGAGGGCGGTCAGGGCACCGTGTTCCTCGGGCGGGACGCCGACGGGCGTCGGGTGGCGGTCAAACTGCTGCACGCCCGGCTCGCCTCGGACGAGCGGGCGCGGGCCAGGTTCGCCGCCGAGGTCAGGCACGCCGAACGCGTCGCGGCGCTCTGTACGGCACCCGTGATCGCCACCGACGTCGACGGGGACGTCCCCTACATCGTCAGCGAGTACGTGGACGGCCCGTCGCTGGCGGCGGTGGTGGCCGCCGAGGGGCCCCGGTCGGGCGCGGCGCTGGACCGGCTGGCGATCGGGACGATCACGGCGCTGGCGGCGATCCACGGCGCCGGCGTCGTCCACCGCGACTTCAAGCCGAGCAACGTGCTCCTGGCCGACGACGGGCCCCGGGTCATCGACTTCGGGATCGCCCGGGCGCTGGACGACGCGAAGCGCGTCTCCAGCGCGGCGGTGGGGACGCCCGCCTACATGGCGCCCGAACAGATCGAGGCGCAGGACGTCGGCCCGCCCGCCGACGTGTTCGCGTGGGGCTGCACGATGGTGTTCGCCGCGACCGGCGCGCCGCCGTTCGGCAACGACGCGATCCCGGCGGTGCTGCGCCGGATCCTGCTCGAACCTCCGGACACCGGGTCACTGGGCGAGCCGTTGCTGGGCCTGGTCCGCCGCTGTCTGGACAAGGACCCGGCCGGGCGGCCCACCGCACAGCAGATCCTCATCCGGCTCCTCACTCGGGCGGGCGCGCTGCCCGCCGCGGAGACCTCTCCCGAGAACGTCCTCGAACAGGGCGAACGGTTCGCCGCGACCCCCATCGACGGTCCGGCGGGAGGCCCCGGGAACGGACCTCGGCGCGGTCGTCGGGGGATCGCCGCCCTGACCGGCGGGGCCGGTGCGCTGGTGGCGGTCGGGGCGGCGGTGGTCCTGATCGTGACCATGGCCGACACGGGCCGCACGGGCGGCACGGGCGGCCCCCGTCCCGGCGCTTCGTCGCCGCCACCGACCGGTCCGCAGTTGAACGCGATCATGGCCCCGCCGACGTTCATCGACCCGTCCAACGCCTCCAGTGACGGCCGGCCGATCGTCTCCCAGCTCTTCACCGGGCTCGTTCAGATCGGCAGGGACGGCACGGTGCGGCGACGGTTGGCCACCGACCTCCGCGCCGACCCCACCTGCCGGACCTGGACGATCGACATTCGGTCCGGCACCCGGTTCTCCAACGGGGAGCCGGTGGACGCCGCCGCGTTCGTCCGAGGGTGGACGCGGGCCGCGCAGTCGAAGGAGTACGCCGTCGGGGTCCTGATGGCCGACATCGAGGGCTACACGGACCTGCTCACGGAACGGACCAACACGTTCGCCGGCCTGCGCGCCGGGGCGGGCGGGATGGAGGTCAAGCTCACCGCGCCCGACTGCGAGTTCGACAAGCGGCTGGGCAACACGGTCTTCTTCCCCGTGCCGGTGACCGCCGGGGCCCCCGACAACAAGACCTACAACGATCGGCCGATCGGCAACGGGCCCTTCACCGTGGAGTCGTACACGCCGTCCCGGCACGTCGTCCTCAAGCGCAACCCGTCGTGGGCGTTCGCCTCCAAGGGGAAGGCGACACCGGGGCGGGTCGTCATCGACCTGAGCGAGGACTACTCGGTCCGGGGCGTCTCGGGCATCACCTCCGGCGCGTACGACCTCGCCGACGTGGCGAACAACGACCTCGGCACGGCCCAGTCCCGCTTCGCGGACGACGGTCGCCTGCGCACGCAGCCCGTCGCCGGCACCGGGTTCCTGCTGCCGGTCACGACCCGTGGGGCGATGAAGAGCCGCGAGGCGAGGCTTGCGGTCTCGTTCGCCCTCGACCGCAAGGCGATCACCGCCGCGTTGTTCGCCGGGACGCATCCGCCCAGCACCGGGCTGGTGCCCGCGCCCGTCCCCGGGTTCACCGGGGAGCGCTGCCGGTCGTGCGCCCGCCCCGATCCGAGCACCGCGCGGTGGTACGCCGAGCGGGCCGGGCTCGGCCGGGGCACCGCCATCACGCTGCTGTCACGAGGCGACGGCCCCGCCCGCTGGCCCGATCTCATCGAGCAGCAGCTCGAGGACTCCCTCGGCTGGAAGGTGAAGATCACCACGGTCGACACGTTCGAGGCATGGCGCGAGGCCATCAGCGCCGAGGACGGCCCGGCGTTGGCGACGTACGGATGGTTCAGCGACTACCCGTCGGCGTTCAGCTTCCTGCACCAGATCCTGGGCGGCGACCAACTGCCCACCGCGACCGGCGGCGGGTTCAACTACGCCGGCTGGCGCAACGCGGGCTTCGACCGTGAGCTGTCCGCCGCGCGTACCCAGCCCGACGAGGCCACCCGCATCCGTCACCTGCGCAAGGCCGAAGATCTCGCGCTGGACGACATGGCGCTCATCCCGCTGTGGAACTACACCGCCGTCACCCTGACGAACCGTCGGTTCACCGACGTCCCCACCGACTTCTACGGGAGCCCCGACTTCGGCGACACCGGACGGTGACCGTGTCAGGCCCCCGCCCACACCTCCTGGACCTGCGCGGCCACGGCGGGGGCCTGGGCGAGGCCGGCCCGGAAGCCGGGGCCCCAAAGCCTCATGCTGAGCACGTCGACGCCGAACGCGTCGATGGCGGCCTGGTCGGGGCCGACGACGACGGTACGGGCGTCGCCCAGCGTCTTCAGCTCCCGCTCCAGCCGGTCGCGCGGTGTGAAGTGCGCCAACGGCTCCAGCACGACCACGGTGGACGCCCCCTCGACGAGGTCGGCGTTGGTCATCGAATGGACCCCGCCGTCCATGTAGTGGCGTCCGCCGATCTCGACCGTCGGGAACACGCACGGCACCGAGCAGCTCGCCCGCACGGCCGCCTCCAGCGACGCGTCTCCGTCGCGGTCCCACACGACGAACGAGCCGTCATCGGCGTCGACGCCGGTGACGAGCAGATGTCGGTCGGGCCATTTCGGGGACGGCAGCCGGCGGCCGATCTCCTCCAGGGCCGCGCCCCTGCCGTCGGTGGGGGTCTCCCGCGCCATCCGGCCGATGCGCGCCCGGGCCTCACGGGGCTCCAGCGTGGTGTCGTACATGAGGGCGAACGCCGTCATGACCAGGTCCATGTCCGGCTTCGGCGGCCTGGCCGCCGGGTCGCCGTCGGGCCTCGCGGACATGATCTCGATCGCCTGTTCCAGGTCCCCGCCGTGCGCGAGGAACGCGCCGACCACCGAGCCCGCCGAGGTGCCCACGAACACGTCCGCCGCCGCCAGGTCGACGCCCCGCCCGGCCAGCCCGGCGACGAGCCCGGCCTCCCAGGCGATCCCCGCGACCCCGCCGCCGCCCAGCACCAGGGCGCGTCCGCCGTCCATCGTCATGCCGTGTCCTTCCGGGCCAGGAGCGCCTGCATCGCGGAGCGCATCGGCTCGCCGATCTCGACCGGCCGGCGCGTCTCCCGGTCGACGAACACGTGGACGAAGCGTCCCTCGGCGAGCGGGGTCTCGCCGTCCTCACCGAAGAGCCCCACCTCGTACCGGACGCTGGAACGGCCCAGGTGCCCGACCCGCAGACCGACGCGGAACGCCTCGGGGAACGCGATCGAGCCCTTGTAGACGCAGTTCGACTCGACGCACAGCCCGATCGCGGACCCGTGGTGGATGTCCAGCCCCGCCGCCCGGATCAGCCAGGTGTTGATCACCGTGTCCATCACCGAGTAGTGGACGGCGTTGTTCACGTGGCCGTAGACGTCGTTGTCCTTCCACCTGGTCGGGACCGTCTCCCAATGCCCGTAGTCAGTGTCCACGGCGAGCAGTTTATGGTCATCTGGACCGACTCTCGGCGGCCGGCCGGCCCCGAGGCGCGACCGCGTGGTCGGTGAGCAGGCGACCGAACTCCTCCTCGAACTCGGCCAGCCGGGCACGCAGGCCGGGGCCGGGCCAGGTTTCCGGCAGCAACTCGTCCGGGAGCAGCGGGTCGGTCATCAGGTGGCGGAGGACGGCCGCCGAGATCGTGAAGCGCTCGGCCAGGGGCTGCGCCTCCTCCAGCGCCCGCTGAAGTCGTACCGCCAGGGCGGCCCAGCAGGGCAGGTCCCAGAGCGCGGCGGCCAGCTCCCGGGGGTCCCCCTCCGGGCGTCCCTCCAGGAAGGTGCACTGCTGGGCGACGATGGACGGGCGTTCGCGCAGGAGGTTGGCGGGTCGCAGCCACGCGCCCTCGCGCAGCTCGGCGAGCCGGAGGGCGGCCATCGCCTGCCGGAGCGCCGTCCGTTCGGGGGCGGGCCTGCGCTCGGCGGTGATCATCGCGATCTCCCAGCCGCCGTCCCAGGCCCGGGTGCGGGGTGTGACGCTCTCGTCCTGGCGGGCCTGGCGGCGCAGGAGCCGTTCGCTGAGCCGGTACGCGCCCTCGACGTGGACGAGGTCCCCGGCGGCGACCATGCGGGACAGCGCCACCCGGACGGTGCCCTCGGCGATGCCGAACTGCTCGCCGACGCGGACCAGGTGGCGGGCGCGCAGCTCCGGCGGGTGACAGCCGAGCAGGGTGCTCAGCACCACGGAGCGGGCGGTCAGCGGCCTCAGGTTCAGGGTCTCGATCATCGCTGTCTCGGGAGCGTACCCTCAATTACATGCTTCCATCGCGTGGTGAAAGTCTGTAATGTCCGGCTCATGGGCGATTATCTGATCGAGTCGGTCGACGAACTCCCCTTCGGCGGCCCCGGCAAGGCCCGGCGGTACGCCACCGAGCGCTACGAGGGCGCGGTGGGCCTCAACTGGTACACCTGCGACCCGAGCCTCCGCGCCACGCTCGGCCGATGGATGAGCCCGGAGCACCTGGCGTGGGCCACCCCGCACCTGGAGCGCGCCGGGGCCATGATGGGCGGCCCCATCGCCCGCCACGCCGAACAGACCGATCGCAACCCGCCCGAGCTGGAGAAGTACGACCGCTGGGGCCACGACGTCAGCCGGGTCGTCATGCCCCCGTCGTTCGAGGCGGCCCGGCGGGAGCTGGTCGCGGGGAGCTTCACCACCGACGCGTTCTTCGCCGAGGCCGGGGCGGCCGGCGTCGACCCCACGCCGATGGCCGTGGCGTGGAACTACATGCTCGACCAGGCCGACATCGGGATGGGCTGCGCCCTCGGCACCGGCGGCGACATGGTGGTGCTGCTGGCCGAGCGGTTCGCCCCGGAGGACGTCAAGCGGCGCGTCCGCGAGCTGTTCTCCGCCGGGATGTTCTCCGGCGAGGCCGCCCAGATGCTGACCGAGCGCAGCGGCGGGTCCGACCTCGGCGCGCTGGAGTCCACCGCCGTCCCCGACGGCGACGCCTGGAAGCTGAACGGGCTCAAGTGGTTCGCGTCCAACGCCAACGGATCCGCGTTCGTCGTGCTGGCCAAGCCGGAGGGCGCGGAGGACGGGGTGCGCGGCGTCGCCCCGTTCCTCGTGCTGCGCGAACGCCGGGACGGCGGCCGGAACGGGGTGCGGATCCGCCGCCTCAAGGACAAGCTCGGCACCCGGTCGGTGGCGTCCGCCGAGATCGAGTTCACCGACGCCGAGGCGTTCCTCCTCGCGCCCGGAGGCGGGTGGTCGGGGGACGGCAAGGGCCTGGGCCGGATGATGGAGCTGACCAACGGGGCGCGGCTCGGCATCGCGCTGATGGGCCT
The DNA window shown above is from Thermomonospora umbrina and carries:
- a CDS encoding ABC transporter substrate-binding protein, translated to MPAVSPLGPGDPRQVSAFRLLGRLGEGGQGTVFLGRDADGRRVAVKLLHARLASDERARARFAAEVRHAERVAALCTAPVIATDVDGDVPYIVSEYVDGPSLAAVVAAEGPRSGAALDRLAIGTITALAAIHGAGVVHRDFKPSNVLLADDGPRVIDFGIARALDDAKRVSSAAVGTPAYMAPEQIEAQDVGPPADVFAWGCTMVFAATGAPPFGNDAIPAVLRRILLEPPDTGSLGEPLLGLVRRCLDKDPAGRPTAQQILIRLLTRAGALPAAETSPENVLEQGERFAATPIDGPAGGPGNGPRRGRRGIAALTGGAGALVAVGAAVVLIVTMADTGRTGGTGGPRPGASSPPPTGPQLNAIMAPPTFIDPSNASSDGRPIVSQLFTGLVQIGRDGTVRRRLATDLRADPTCRTWTIDIRSGTRFSNGEPVDAAAFVRGWTRAAQSKEYAVGVLMADIEGYTDLLTERTNTFAGLRAGAGGMEVKLTAPDCEFDKRLGNTVFFPVPVTAGAPDNKTYNDRPIGNGPFTVESYTPSRHVVLKRNPSWAFASKGKATPGRVVIDLSEDYSVRGVSGITSGAYDLADVANNDLGTAQSRFADDGRLRTQPVAGTGFLLPVTTRGAMKSREARLAVSFALDRKAITAALFAGTHPPSTGLVPAPVPGFTGERCRSCARPDPSTARWYAERAGLGRGTAITLLSRGDGPARWPDLIEQQLEDSLGWKVKITTVDTFEAWREAISAEDGPALATYGWFSDYPSAFSFLHQILGGDQLPTATGGGFNYAGWRNAGFDRELSAARTQPDEATRIRHLRKAEDLALDDMALIPLWNYTAVTLTNRRFTDVPTDFYGSPDFGDTGR
- a CDS encoding patatin-like phospholipase family protein, whose product is MTMDGGRALVLGGGGVAGIAWEAGLVAGLAGRGVDLAAADVFVGTSAGSVVGAFLAHGGDLEQAIEIMSARPDGDPAARPPKPDMDLVMTAFALMYDTTLEPREARARIGRMARETPTDGRGAALEEIGRRLPSPKWPDRHLLVTGVDADDGSFVVWDRDGDASLEAAVRASCSVPCVFPTVEIGGRHYMDGGVHSMTNADLVEGASTVVVLEPLAHFTPRDRLERELKTLGDARTVVVGPDQAAIDAFGVDVLSMRLWGPGFRAGLAQAPAVAAQVQEVWAGA
- a CDS encoding acyl-CoA thioesterase, producing MDTDYGHWETVPTRWKDNDVYGHVNNAVHYSVMDTVINTWLIRAAGLDIHHGSAIGLCVESNCVYKGSIAFPEAFRVGLRVGHLGRSSVRYEVGLFGEDGETPLAEGRFVHVFVDRETRRPVEIGEPMRSAMQALLARKDTA
- a CDS encoding PaaX family transcriptional regulator C-terminal domain-containing protein — translated: MIETLNLRPLTARSVVLSTLLGCHPPELRARHLVRVGEQFGIAEGTVRVALSRMVAAGDLVHVEGAYRLSERLLRRQARQDESVTPRTRAWDGGWEIAMITAERRPAPERTALRQAMAALRLAELREGAWLRPANLLRERPSIVAQQCTFLEGRPEGDPRELAAALWDLPCWAALAVRLQRALEEAQPLAERFTISAAVLRHLMTDPLLPDELLPETWPGPGLRARLAEFEEEFGRLLTDHAVAPRGRPAAESRSR
- a CDS encoding acyl-CoA dehydrogenase family protein — encoded protein: MGDYLIESVDELPFGGPGKARRYATERYEGAVGLNWYTCDPSLRATLGRWMSPEHLAWATPHLERAGAMMGGPIARHAEQTDRNPPELEKYDRWGHDVSRVVMPPSFEAARRELVAGSFTTDAFFAEAGAAGVDPTPMAVAWNYMLDQADIGMGCALGTGGDMVVLLAERFAPEDVKRRVRELFSAGMFSGEAAQMLTERSGGSDLGALESTAVPDGDAWKLNGLKWFASNANGSAFVVLAKPEGAEDGVRGVAPFLVLRERRDGGRNGVRIRRLKDKLGTRSVASAEIEFTDAEAFLLAPGGGWSGDGKGLGRMMELTNGARLGIALMGLGCARRALVEALCYARRREAFGRPLIDQPLMRRKLAELIVEVEAAQAIVFHGHLERMRLTPALVKLRAARLGVTAASDAIEVHGGNGYIEQWPVARILRDAQVNPIWEGGDNILCLDVRRAIGQDAHLPFLDRLRQAVERAPGGAPAELVSRRVDDLTETIARWRKLGDATAEARLYPLAQFMADVYSAALLLEIPGERGELVARLYARAHLAEPGPLRDIDGPAEELERFAELADGALQDGR